One Tepidimicrobium xylanilyticum genomic window carries:
- a CDS encoding FtsX-like permease family protein: MINLEILNNITYYGMLRCIGASKKQIRCLVILQGFYKGLKSIPMGLVIGQFVS, from the coding sequence ATGATTAACTTAGAAATCTTAAATAATATAACTTATTATGGAATGTTGCGTTGCATTGGAGCATCAAAAAAACAAATTAGATGTCTAGTTATATTACAAGGATTTTACAAAGGTTTAAAATCTATTCCAATGGGTTTAGTAATAGGTCAGTTTGTTTCATAG
- the cas6 gene encoding CRISPR-associated endoribonuclease Cas6, whose protein sequence is MKEIITFYPIDSDKVVLPIQYNHMVQGMIYSILDAELAYFLHEKGFQNQKRTFKMFSFSRLKGSYTLDKKNDLIIFDGPVKLTISSHYDEFSNSIGNGFLRCQRVRLGNNNLEVRELAIEREIVNSEEIRVYALSPISVYSTLLRKDGRKFTYFFNPKEEEFSKIISNNLKNKYRAFYSKEPPEGEVKIKPIGLSKLAVVNYKEFIIKGYTGKFLMKGDSLLLQLGVDTGLGSKNSQGFGCVKLI, encoded by the coding sequence ATGAAAGAAATCATTACTTTTTATCCTATTGATTCTGACAAAGTAGTATTACCAATACAATATAATCATATGGTCCAGGGAATGATATATAGTATATTAGATGCTGAATTGGCCTATTTTCTTCATGAAAAGGGCTTCCAAAACCAAAAAAGGACATTTAAGATGTTTTCTTTTTCTAGACTAAAAGGAAGTTATACACTTGATAAAAAAAATGATTTAATTATATTTGATGGACCTGTTAAACTTACCATTTCGTCCCATTACGATGAGTTTTCAAATTCAATTGGAAATGGTTTTTTGAGGTGCCAAAGGGTTCGATTGGGAAATAATAATCTAGAAGTGAGAGAATTGGCTATAGAAAGGGAAATAGTCAACAGTGAAGAAATAAGAGTATATGCCCTATCACCAATTTCAGTGTATAGCACATTATTAAGGAAGGATGGCAGGAAATTTACCTATTTCTTTAATCCAAAGGAAGAGGAATTTTCTAAGATTATATCTAACAATCTTAAAAATAAGTATAGGGCTTTTTATTCAAAAGAACCTCCAGAGGGGGAAGTAAAAATTAAGCCCATTGGATTATCTAAGTTAGCTGTTGTAAATTACAAGGAATTTATAATAAAAGGATATACTGGGAAATTTTTAATGAAAGGAGATTCTCTACTCCTTCAATTAGGGGTGGATACGGGTTTGGGCAGTAAGAACAGCCAAGGGTTTGGCTGTGTGAAGTTAATATAA